In Carassius carassius chromosome 5, fCarCar2.1, whole genome shotgun sequence, one genomic interval encodes:
- the LOC132141273 gene encoding uncharacterized protein LOC132141273 isoform X2, whose protein sequence is MDVLQNGRTPNPQLSLAGGPCAPEFKTVTSDVTATDIFTAVDQQRPDKTDGMTNKTHFKDTPNMLEGSCQVDSVDDGVSIEKNETQTLSDRHNGMTKMSGDVKITRKFSLEANNVDLLERPSFQDKDKHAMQTLSSDKIRRCCDKVCKESAGTVRHKESPDKDRFEYLDRADSLWTTRPLFTGLHSNSSRPWLQSANKQDSLQEDKNISRGLSRRSVLQEPNEASQTPKVTNFRNNQRNPTFHTQLLGKEENEWGETEDFDAGDAKGVAQTASLQQEKESLYFTAVITSPLQIHTFPDQEAKKSSDISHLYVPHAEKQSMIPDILPTDALREKKPKIKGAPPPVPKKPKNPFKKAVGQESASHSTEEPSKYSDLLLRNIKMGRRQEALQSVEDIKMHASCLDMSPYYIESPFYMCMSLEPEAADISRYCLVPYDETVATDCDNLIEIVDNKELKEMDMSQMRRLLKKRAKMKGPPPPVPKKPQNPFAKTDTEKNQASKENVEQPLKYGSRHDSECYMMDMEDEEDSKPTSVPTRYPYTACRIPSSDSSASEENQLSRYRPVSELIRDSNKIQEKVIHHSKTNIKKARPDVTMGSQSLKVSQMKTAFDVQTSSHKMERRSSPKNEMIRRVVRQSKFRHVFGQAVKNDQCYDDIRVSRVTWDSAFCAVNPKFVAIIVEASGGGAFLVLPLQKAGRIDKAYPTVCGHTGPVLDIDWCPHNDHVIASGSEDCTVMVWQIPENGLAVPLSEPVVVLEGHSKRVGIVTWHPTARNVLLSAGCDNLVIIWNVATGEALINLEDMHPDVIFSVCWSRNGSLICTACKDKKVRVIDPRKGKIIAEKDKAHEGARPMRAIFLADGNIFTTGFSRMSERQLALWNPKNMEDPISVHEMDTSNGVLLPFYDPDTNVVYLCGKGDSSIRYFEITDEAPYVHYLNTFSSKEPQRGMGYMPKRGLDVNKCEIARFYKLHERKCEPIIMTVPRKSDLFQDDLYPDTAGPDPALEAEEWFEGKNGEPILISLKHGYVPGKNRDLKVVKKNVLDNKAPKKVEETATPQKPASPQLTRKNEVKLEELLREVKSIRDLVTLQDRRITKLEERVANVGI, encoded by the exons ATGGATGTTTTGCAGAATGGCAGGACACCAAATCCTCAGCTGAGCCTGGCAGGAGGTCCATGTGCCCCAGAATTCAAAACAGTCACAAGCGACGTAACCGCCACAGACATATTTACTGCTGTGGACCAGCAACGACCTGACAAAACAGACGGAATGACTAACAAAACTCACTTCAAGGATACTCCAAACATGTTAGAAGGTTCCTGTCAAGTGGACTCAGTAGATGATGGAGTGAGCATTGAGAAGAATGAGACACAGACGCTCTCTGACAGACACAACGGGATGACAAAAATGAGTGGTGATGTCAAAATAACGAGGAAATTTTCTTTGGAAGCAAACAATGTTGATTTACTTGAAAGACCGTCATTCCAGGACAAAGATAAACATGCAATGCAAACTCTAAGTAGTGACAAAATTAGGAGATGTTGTGACAAAGTTTGCAAAGAAAGTGCTGGAACTGTTCGACACAAAGAAAGTCCTGATAAGGACAGATTTGAGTATTTGGACAGAGCAGATTCTTTATGGACTACACGTCCATTATTCACTGGGCTCCACTCGAATTCAAGTCGTCCATGGCTTCAGAGTGCCAATAAGCAGGATAGTTTACAGGAAGACAAAAATATCAGTAGAGGTTTGTCAAGAAGAAGTGTTTTACAAGAACCCAATGAAGCCTCACAGACACCCAAGGTAACAAACTTCAGAAACAACCAAAGAAACCCAACTTTCCATACACAATTGCTGGGAAAAGAAGAGAACGAATGGGGTGAAACTGAAG ATTTTGATGCAGGTGATGCCAAAGGAGTCGCACAGACAGCTTCTTTGCAACAGGAAAAAGAGTCTCTCTATTTCACAGCTGTGATCACGTCACCACTTCAGATTCATACGTTTCCTGATCAGGAGGCGAAGAAGTCATCTGACATCTCTCATTTGTACGTTCCTCATGCTGAAAAACAGAGCATGATCCCTGACATCCTACCCACAGATGCTCTGAGAGAGAAAAAGCCCAAAATCAAAGGAGCACCACCACCTGTTCCAAAGAAACCAAAGAATCCCTTTAAGAAAGCCGTTGGCCAGGAATCTGCTTCTCATTCCACAGAGGAGCCAAGCAAATATTCAGACCTACTGCTCAGAAATATTAAAATGGGCAGAAGGCAGGAAGCACTGCAGTCCGTTGAGGATATTAAAATGCATGCATCATGTCTTGATATGTCACCTTATTATATCGAGTCCCCATTTTACATGTGTATGTCCTTAGAGCCTGAGGCTGCTGATATTTCAAGATATTGTTTAGTCCCGTATGATGAAACTGTTGCAACTGACTGTGATAACTTGATAGAAATTGTCGACAATAAAGAGCTAAAAGAAATGGATATGTCCCAGATGAGACggttgttaaaaaaaagagcaaaaatgaAGGGCCCACCACCACCTGTGCCGAAGAAGCCACAAAATCCATTTGCTAAAACAGACACTGAGAAGAACCAAGCAAGCAAAGAAAATGTGGAACAGCCTTTGAAATATGGTAGTAGACATGACTCGGAATGCTATATGATGGACATGGAGGATGAAGAAGACTCTAAACCCACCTCAGTACCAACTAGATATCCTTACACCGCCTGTCGAATTCCAAGCAGTGATTCTTCTGCTTCAGAAGAAAACCAACTGTCCAGATACAGGCCTGTCTCTGAACTCATCAGAGACAGCAACAAAATCCAGGAGAAAGTGATACACCACAGCAAGACAAACATAAAGAAAGCCAGGCCAGATGTGACTATGGGAAGCCAGAGTCTAAAAGTATCACAGATGAAGACAGCCTTTGATGTACAAACATCTTCCCATAAAATGGAAAGAAGATCCTCGCCAAAGAACG AAATGATCAGACGAGTGGTACGACAGAGTAAATTCCGTCATGTGTTTGGTCAGGCGGTGAAGAATGACCAGTGCTATGATGATATTAGGGTTTCGCGGGTTACCTGGGACAGTGCCTTTTGTGCAGTAAATCCCAAATTTGTTGCTATTATTGTGGAGGCTAGTGGGGGTGGAGCTTTCCTTGTTCTGCCTCTGCAAAAG GCGGGTCGTATTGACAAGGCCTACCCCACTGTTTGTGGGCACACGGGCCCTGTGCTGGACATCGACTGGTGCCCACACAATGATCACGTCATCGCCAGCGGCTCTGAAGATTGTACAGTAATG GTGTGGCAGATCCCTGAGAACGGCCTCGCCGTACCTCTTTCTGAGCCAGTCGTGGTTTTAGAGGGTCACTCTAAGAGGGTGGGCATCGTGACGTGGCATCCAACAGCCCGCAATGTTCTGCTAAGTGCAG GATGCGATAATCTCGTTATCATTTGGAACGTGGCCACAGGAGAAGCTCTGATCAACCTGGAGGACATGCATCCTGATGTGATCTTCAGCGTCTGCTGGAGTCGTAACGGGAGCCTCATTTGCACGGCATGCAAGGATAAGAAAGTGCGAGTTATCGATCCACGCAAGGGAAAGATCATTGCG GAGAAGGATAAGGCCCATGAGGGGGCACGGCCCATGAGAGCCATCTTTTTGGCTGACGGAAACATCTTCACCACCGGTTTCAGTCGTATGAGTGAGCGGCAGCTAGCCTTATGGAATCCA AAAAACATGGAGGATCCGATATCAGTGCATGAAATGGACACCAGCAATGGAGTGTTGCTTCCGTTCTATGACCCTGACACTAATGTGGTCTACCTGTGTGGAAAG GGTGACAGCAGTATCCGTTATTTCGAGATCACAGACGAGGCACCGTATGTGCACTACCTCAACACGTTTTCCAGCAAGGAGCCCCAAAGAGGCATGGGCTACATGCCTAAAAGAGGCCTAGATGTCAACAAATGTGAGATAGCCAG GTTTTATAAACTTCATGAGAGAAAGTGTGAGCCAATTATCATGACCGTTCCTAGAAAG TCGGACCTCTTTCAGGACGACCTCTATCCGGACACAGCAGGTCCAGACCCGGCGCTAGAGGCTGAGGAGTGGTTTGAAGGCAAGAATGGTGAACCGATCCTGATCTCCCTCAAACACGGTTATGTTCCGGGCAAGAACCGCGACCTCAAAGTAGTCAAGAAAAATGTGCTGGATAACAAGGCACCCAAGAAGGTGGAAGAGACAGCAACTCCCCAGAAACCTGCCTCTCCTCAGCTAACCAGA AAGAATGAGGTGAAGTTAGAAGAGCTGCTGCGAGAAGTTAAGTCCATTAGAGATCTGGTCACACTGCAGGACAGGAGAATCACCAAACTGGAAGAGCGAGTGGCTAATGTGGGAATCTAA
- the LOC132141273 gene encoding uncharacterized protein LOC132141273 isoform X1, whose protein sequence is MDVLQNGRTPNPQLSLAGGPCAPEFKTVTSDVTATDIFTAVDQQRPDKTDGMTNKTHFKDTPNMLEGSCQVDSVDDGVSIEKNETQTLSDRHNGMTKMSGDVKITRKFSLEANNVDLLERPSFQDKDKHAMQTLSSDKIRRCCDKVCKESAGTVRHKESPDKDRFEYLDRADSLWTTRPLFTGLHSNSSRPWLQSANKQDSLQEDKNISRGLSRRSVLQEPNEASQTPKVTNFRNNQRNPTFHTQLLGKEENEWGETEGKGKILHTRFDKPCLIKSRVTTSDSLDCDTVTEPTYPDTALVPLRIEEDFEQKVLSTFCPDLSQSSTLFHSEKQNDDKGAFTVMEKHSTVMSSESLTESSAKNVPVSNAPHPAKKGMWGAEAPCVKRHTESVYQKAIRSRSTKSREECDGHLNGRHNSSLLELAGGNGQIQGKRVCNPQIYKLDDMNTKPEAKENSSSAKSLDQMILNHFHSFSHSDFDAGDAKGVAQTASLQQEKESLYFTAVITSPLQIHTFPDQEAKKSSDISHLYVPHAEKQSMIPDILPTDALREKKPKIKGAPPPVPKKPKNPFKKAVGQESASHSTEEPSKYSDLLLRNIKMGRRQEALQSVEDIKMHASCLDMSPYYIESPFYMCMSLEPEAADISRYCLVPYDETVATDCDNLIEIVDNKELKEMDMSQMRRLLKKRAKMKGPPPPVPKKPQNPFAKTDTEKNQASKENVEQPLKYGSRHDSECYMMDMEDEEDSKPTSVPTRYPYTACRIPSSDSSASEENQLSRYRPVSELIRDSNKIQEKVIHHSKTNIKKARPDVTMGSQSLKVSQMKTAFDVQTSSHKMERRSSPKNEMIRRVVRQSKFRHVFGQAVKNDQCYDDIRVSRVTWDSAFCAVNPKFVAIIVEASGGGAFLVLPLQKAGRIDKAYPTVCGHTGPVLDIDWCPHNDHVIASGSEDCTVMVWQIPENGLAVPLSEPVVVLEGHSKRVGIVTWHPTARNVLLSAGCDNLVIIWNVATGEALINLEDMHPDVIFSVCWSRNGSLICTACKDKKVRVIDPRKGKIIAEKDKAHEGARPMRAIFLADGNIFTTGFSRMSERQLALWNPKNMEDPISVHEMDTSNGVLLPFYDPDTNVVYLCGKGDSSIRYFEITDEAPYVHYLNTFSSKEPQRGMGYMPKRGLDVNKCEIARFYKLHERKCEPIIMTVPRKSDLFQDDLYPDTAGPDPALEAEEWFEGKNGEPILISLKHGYVPGKNRDLKVVKKNVLDNKAPKKVEETATPQKPASPQLTRKNEVKLEELLREVKSIRDLVTLQDRRITKLEERVANVGI, encoded by the exons ATGGATGTTTTGCAGAATGGCAGGACACCAAATCCTCAGCTGAGCCTGGCAGGAGGTCCATGTGCCCCAGAATTCAAAACAGTCACAAGCGACGTAACCGCCACAGACATATTTACTGCTGTGGACCAGCAACGACCTGACAAAACAGACGGAATGACTAACAAAACTCACTTCAAGGATACTCCAAACATGTTAGAAGGTTCCTGTCAAGTGGACTCAGTAGATGATGGAGTGAGCATTGAGAAGAATGAGACACAGACGCTCTCTGACAGACACAACGGGATGACAAAAATGAGTGGTGATGTCAAAATAACGAGGAAATTTTCTTTGGAAGCAAACAATGTTGATTTACTTGAAAGACCGTCATTCCAGGACAAAGATAAACATGCAATGCAAACTCTAAGTAGTGACAAAATTAGGAGATGTTGTGACAAAGTTTGCAAAGAAAGTGCTGGAACTGTTCGACACAAAGAAAGTCCTGATAAGGACAGATTTGAGTATTTGGACAGAGCAGATTCTTTATGGACTACACGTCCATTATTCACTGGGCTCCACTCGAATTCAAGTCGTCCATGGCTTCAGAGTGCCAATAAGCAGGATAGTTTACAGGAAGACAAAAATATCAGTAGAGGTTTGTCAAGAAGAAGTGTTTTACAAGAACCCAATGAAGCCTCACAGACACCCAAGGTAACAAACTTCAGAAACAACCAAAGAAACCCAACTTTCCATACACAATTGCTGGGAAAAGAAGAGAACGAATGGGGTGAAACTGAAGGTAAGGGCAAAATCTTGCATACTCGCTTTGATAAACCTTGTTTAATAAAATCTAGAGTGACAACATCTGACTCTTTGGACTGTGACACTGTTACTGAACCCACATATCCAGACACAGCTCTAGTCCCATTAAGGATTGAGGAGGACTTTGAACAAAAGGTATTAAGCACATTTTGTCCAGATTTAAGCCAAAGCAGTACTTTGTTTCACAGTGAGAAGCAAAATGATGACAAAGGGGCATTCACTGTCATGGAAAAACACTCAACAGTCATGTCATCTGAGAGTTTAACTGAATCCAGTGCTAAAAACGTCCCTGTTAGCAATGCGCCTCACCCAGCCAAAAAGGGAATGTGGGGAGCAGAAGCACCATGTGTGAAAAGACACACTGAATCTGTTTATCAAAAAGCTATTCGGTCGAGATCCACAAAAAGCAGGGAAGAATGTGATGGTCATCTTAATGGAAGGCATAATTCTTCTTTACTTGAATTAGCAGGGGGAAATGGTCAAATTCAGGGCAAAAGAGTCTGTAATCCACAGATCTACAAGCTGGATGACATGAACACAAAACCAGAGGCCAAAGAGAATTCTTCCAGTGCTAAATCTTTAGATCAAATGATCCTAAATCATTTCCATTCCTTTTCTCACTCAGATTTTGATGCAGGTGATGCCAAAGGAGTCGCACAGACAGCTTCTTTGCAACAGGAAAAAGAGTCTCTCTATTTCACAGCTGTGATCACGTCACCACTTCAGATTCATACGTTTCCTGATCAGGAGGCGAAGAAGTCATCTGACATCTCTCATTTGTACGTTCCTCATGCTGAAAAACAGAGCATGATCCCTGACATCCTACCCACAGATGCTCTGAGAGAGAAAAAGCCCAAAATCAAAGGAGCACCACCACCTGTTCCAAAGAAACCAAAGAATCCCTTTAAGAAAGCCGTTGGCCAGGAATCTGCTTCTCATTCCACAGAGGAGCCAAGCAAATATTCAGACCTACTGCTCAGAAATATTAAAATGGGCAGAAGGCAGGAAGCACTGCAGTCCGTTGAGGATATTAAAATGCATGCATCATGTCTTGATATGTCACCTTATTATATCGAGTCCCCATTTTACATGTGTATGTCCTTAGAGCCTGAGGCTGCTGATATTTCAAGATATTGTTTAGTCCCGTATGATGAAACTGTTGCAACTGACTGTGATAACTTGATAGAAATTGTCGACAATAAAGAGCTAAAAGAAATGGATATGTCCCAGATGAGACggttgttaaaaaaaagagcaaaaatgaAGGGCCCACCACCACCTGTGCCGAAGAAGCCACAAAATCCATTTGCTAAAACAGACACTGAGAAGAACCAAGCAAGCAAAGAAAATGTGGAACAGCCTTTGAAATATGGTAGTAGACATGACTCGGAATGCTATATGATGGACATGGAGGATGAAGAAGACTCTAAACCCACCTCAGTACCAACTAGATATCCTTACACCGCCTGTCGAATTCCAAGCAGTGATTCTTCTGCTTCAGAAGAAAACCAACTGTCCAGATACAGGCCTGTCTCTGAACTCATCAGAGACAGCAACAAAATCCAGGAGAAAGTGATACACCACAGCAAGACAAACATAAAGAAAGCCAGGCCAGATGTGACTATGGGAAGCCAGAGTCTAAAAGTATCACAGATGAAGACAGCCTTTGATGTACAAACATCTTCCCATAAAATGGAAAGAAGATCCTCGCCAAAGAACG AAATGATCAGACGAGTGGTACGACAGAGTAAATTCCGTCATGTGTTTGGTCAGGCGGTGAAGAATGACCAGTGCTATGATGATATTAGGGTTTCGCGGGTTACCTGGGACAGTGCCTTTTGTGCAGTAAATCCCAAATTTGTTGCTATTATTGTGGAGGCTAGTGGGGGTGGAGCTTTCCTTGTTCTGCCTCTGCAAAAG GCGGGTCGTATTGACAAGGCCTACCCCACTGTTTGTGGGCACACGGGCCCTGTGCTGGACATCGACTGGTGCCCACACAATGATCACGTCATCGCCAGCGGCTCTGAAGATTGTACAGTAATG GTGTGGCAGATCCCTGAGAACGGCCTCGCCGTACCTCTTTCTGAGCCAGTCGTGGTTTTAGAGGGTCACTCTAAGAGGGTGGGCATCGTGACGTGGCATCCAACAGCCCGCAATGTTCTGCTAAGTGCAG GATGCGATAATCTCGTTATCATTTGGAACGTGGCCACAGGAGAAGCTCTGATCAACCTGGAGGACATGCATCCTGATGTGATCTTCAGCGTCTGCTGGAGTCGTAACGGGAGCCTCATTTGCACGGCATGCAAGGATAAGAAAGTGCGAGTTATCGATCCACGCAAGGGAAAGATCATTGCG GAGAAGGATAAGGCCCATGAGGGGGCACGGCCCATGAGAGCCATCTTTTTGGCTGACGGAAACATCTTCACCACCGGTTTCAGTCGTATGAGTGAGCGGCAGCTAGCCTTATGGAATCCA AAAAACATGGAGGATCCGATATCAGTGCATGAAATGGACACCAGCAATGGAGTGTTGCTTCCGTTCTATGACCCTGACACTAATGTGGTCTACCTGTGTGGAAAG GGTGACAGCAGTATCCGTTATTTCGAGATCACAGACGAGGCACCGTATGTGCACTACCTCAACACGTTTTCCAGCAAGGAGCCCCAAAGAGGCATGGGCTACATGCCTAAAAGAGGCCTAGATGTCAACAAATGTGAGATAGCCAG GTTTTATAAACTTCATGAGAGAAAGTGTGAGCCAATTATCATGACCGTTCCTAGAAAG TCGGACCTCTTTCAGGACGACCTCTATCCGGACACAGCAGGTCCAGACCCGGCGCTAGAGGCTGAGGAGTGGTTTGAAGGCAAGAATGGTGAACCGATCCTGATCTCCCTCAAACACGGTTATGTTCCGGGCAAGAACCGCGACCTCAAAGTAGTCAAGAAAAATGTGCTGGATAACAAGGCACCCAAGAAGGTGGAAGAGACAGCAACTCCCCAGAAACCTGCCTCTCCTCAGCTAACCAGA AAGAATGAGGTGAAGTTAGAAGAGCTGCTGCGAGAAGTTAAGTCCATTAGAGATCTGGTCACACTGCAGGACAGGAGAATCACCAAACTGGAAGAGCGAGTGGCTAATGTGGGAATCTAA
- the LOC132141273 gene encoding coronin-1C-A-like isoform X3, with the protein MIRRVVRQSKFRHVFGQAVKNDQCYDDIRVSRVTWDSAFCAVNPKFVAIIVEASGGGAFLVLPLQKAGRIDKAYPTVCGHTGPVLDIDWCPHNDHVIASGSEDCTVMVWQIPENGLAVPLSEPVVVLEGHSKRVGIVTWHPTARNVLLSAGCDNLVIIWNVATGEALINLEDMHPDVIFSVCWSRNGSLICTACKDKKVRVIDPRKGKIIAEKDKAHEGARPMRAIFLADGNIFTTGFSRMSERQLALWNPKNMEDPISVHEMDTSNGVLLPFYDPDTNVVYLCGKGDSSIRYFEITDEAPYVHYLNTFSSKEPQRGMGYMPKRGLDVNKCEIARFYKLHERKCEPIIMTVPRKSDLFQDDLYPDTAGPDPALEAEEWFEGKNGEPILISLKHGYVPGKNRDLKVVKKNVLDNKAPKKVEETATPQKPASPQLTRKNEVKLEELLREVKSIRDLVTLQDRRITKLEERVANVGI; encoded by the exons ATGATCAGACGAGTGGTACGACAGAGTAAATTCCGTCATGTGTTTGGTCAGGCGGTGAAGAATGACCAGTGCTATGATGATATTAGGGTTTCGCGGGTTACCTGGGACAGTGCCTTTTGTGCAGTAAATCCCAAATTTGTTGCTATTATTGTGGAGGCTAGTGGGGGTGGAGCTTTCCTTGTTCTGCCTCTGCAAAAG GCGGGTCGTATTGACAAGGCCTACCCCACTGTTTGTGGGCACACGGGCCCTGTGCTGGACATCGACTGGTGCCCACACAATGATCACGTCATCGCCAGCGGCTCTGAAGATTGTACAGTAATG GTGTGGCAGATCCCTGAGAACGGCCTCGCCGTACCTCTTTCTGAGCCAGTCGTGGTTTTAGAGGGTCACTCTAAGAGGGTGGGCATCGTGACGTGGCATCCAACAGCCCGCAATGTTCTGCTAAGTGCAG GATGCGATAATCTCGTTATCATTTGGAACGTGGCCACAGGAGAAGCTCTGATCAACCTGGAGGACATGCATCCTGATGTGATCTTCAGCGTCTGCTGGAGTCGTAACGGGAGCCTCATTTGCACGGCATGCAAGGATAAGAAAGTGCGAGTTATCGATCCACGCAAGGGAAAGATCATTGCG GAGAAGGATAAGGCCCATGAGGGGGCACGGCCCATGAGAGCCATCTTTTTGGCTGACGGAAACATCTTCACCACCGGTTTCAGTCGTATGAGTGAGCGGCAGCTAGCCTTATGGAATCCA AAAAACATGGAGGATCCGATATCAGTGCATGAAATGGACACCAGCAATGGAGTGTTGCTTCCGTTCTATGACCCTGACACTAATGTGGTCTACCTGTGTGGAAAG GGTGACAGCAGTATCCGTTATTTCGAGATCACAGACGAGGCACCGTATGTGCACTACCTCAACACGTTTTCCAGCAAGGAGCCCCAAAGAGGCATGGGCTACATGCCTAAAAGAGGCCTAGATGTCAACAAATGTGAGATAGCCAG GTTTTATAAACTTCATGAGAGAAAGTGTGAGCCAATTATCATGACCGTTCCTAGAAAG TCGGACCTCTTTCAGGACGACCTCTATCCGGACACAGCAGGTCCAGACCCGGCGCTAGAGGCTGAGGAGTGGTTTGAAGGCAAGAATGGTGAACCGATCCTGATCTCCCTCAAACACGGTTATGTTCCGGGCAAGAACCGCGACCTCAAAGTAGTCAAGAAAAATGTGCTGGATAACAAGGCACCCAAGAAGGTGGAAGAGACAGCAACTCCCCAGAAACCTGCCTCTCCTCAGCTAACCAGA AAGAATGAGGTGAAGTTAGAAGAGCTGCTGCGAGAAGTTAAGTCCATTAGAGATCTGGTCACACTGCAGGACAGGAGAATCACCAAACTGGAAGAGCGAGTGGCTAATGTGGGAATCTAA
- the LOC132141291 gene encoding transmembrane protein 119-like, whose protein sequence is MDHSALHHLIGLSIILLTRLPTYATPVILNDSLEGSGQLDSGSTDLTPIPTISFFNESVKSTSIDGEKHSKSFLDQLVEFLQENHLPIIVITTLLFLIITILCSAAILSHRRKVSTYYPCAFPPKMYVDEQDKTGGARFFSEVPEKANTSSSSSEEPVNSARKLQEDIMLATKNLRTPIKTPWREKNEVAEDQKHAKDEGTAQCDKSQEESCGSLEDKTTNQSAVEDTLEKSCPSRSQDSITTCDMEKTDPLDSGPPEESKHSSGPEKSEIQEDMNKQDVATSGSPFISEEKTAF, encoded by the coding sequence ATGGACCACTCAGCTCTCCACCACCTCATCGGCCTCTCCATTATTCTGCTAACCAGGCTCCCCACTTATGCCACCCCAGTCATTTTGAATGACTCTTTGGAGGGCAGTGGACAATTGGACTCTGGGAGCACAGACCTGACCCCCATACCCACCATTTCCTTCTTCAATGAATCAGTGAAGTCCACCTCCATAGATGGAGAAAAACATAGCAAATCATTCTTGGATCAGCTGGTGGAATTCTTACAAGAGAACCACCTTCCCATAATCGTCATTACCACATTACTTTTTCTTATCATCACCATCCTCTGCTCAGCTGCCATCTTGAGTCACCGACGTAAAGTTAGCACCTACTATCCTTGCGCTTTCCCTCCCAAGATGTACGTGGACGAGCAAGACAAGACCGGAGGAGCACGCTTCTTCAGCGAAGTCCCAGAGAAAGCCAacaccagctccagctccagtgaGGAGCCAGTGAATTCAGCCAGGAAGCTCCAAGAGGACATCATGCTGGCCACCAAGAACCTCCGAACGCCAATCAAGACCCCATGGAGGGAGAAGAATGAAGTGGCGGAAGACCAAAAACATGCCAAAGATGAGGGAACCGCCCAGTGCGATAAGAGTCAAGAGGAGAGCTGTGGCTCACTAGAGGACAAGACCACTAATCAGTCTGCTGTTGAGGATACTCTGGAAAAGAGCTGCCCCAGCAGGTCCCAGGACAGTATCACCACTTGTGACATGGAAAAGACTGACCCCTTGGACTCCGGGCCCCCTGAAGAGAGCAAACATTCATCTGGGCCAGAGAAATCTGAGATCCAAGAGGACATGAACAAACAGGATGTTGCTACTTCAGGCTCACCATTTATCAGTGAAGAGAAAACCGCATTTTAG